The genomic stretch CAAACCAGCCAGACCAGCGTGCAGGAGATCGAGTCGATCGTGAACGAAATTCTTCAAGGGGCACAGAGCGTTTCTCACTCCATTGAACGTCTGACGCTCGAACCTGCCTAACGGTGACGCCCTAGGAACACGAAAGCCCCGCCAGCTTGTGCTGACGGGGCTTTTTTAACGCGTACTATCTTTAACGCGTACTATCGGCGTGCTTAACGCAGCTTGGTCTTGCGCAAATAAGGCAGTACGGCATCAAACTCACCGAATTTCTGCTTGGCGTCTTCGTCTGAGACGCTGGGCGGGATGATGACATCCTGACCAACCGTCCAATCCGCCGGAGTGGCAATGCCATGCTTTGCCGTGGTTTGCAGCGCGTCCAACGCGCGCAAAATTTCCGCAAAGTTACGGCCAACGGTCATCGGGTAGGTCATGGAAAGCTTGAGCTGCTTGTCCGGACCGATGATGAAGACCGAACGCACCGTAGCGCTGTCGGCGGGGGTGCGGCCATCGGGCAGGTAAGCATCTTCCGGCAGCATATCGAACAGCTTGGAGACGTTGAGGCTCTCATCCGCAATGATCGGGAAGCCGACGCTGCTACCGCTCACGGTTTCGATGTCGCCAGCCCAGCGCTTGTGATCCTCTACACCATCGACGGACACACCGATGACCTTGGTGCCACGCTTCTCCCACTCGGCACTCAGCGTTGCGACGGCGCCGAACTCCGTGGTGCATACCGGCGTGAAATCTTTTGGGTGTGAGAACAGAATCGCCCAGCTGTCGCCGATCCAATCGTGAAAACGGATCGGACCGTGGCTCGTCTCTGCTTCGAAATCAGGCACGACTGCATTGATACGTAATGACATCGTTGCTCCTCGTTAACGTGAAGTGGTTCTCATACCTTATATGACTTTCAACGCCTTCACTATAGAACGTTTAGCGCTAAAGACAATGAGATGACGGCGGCGTTCACTCTGCCGGTTTCACGTCTTTCTCTTCGCGTTTAATTCGCTTGACCCAGCGCTGTTTCGCGTAGTGGCGCAGGTTCGCCACGCTGTCGGTTTCATCGACGATATCTTGACCCAAGATAGTCTCGATAATGTCCTCCAGCGTGATCAGCCCCACGAAGGTGCCGTGCTCATCGTAGACCACTCGCATATGAAGGTGATCTTTCAACATGGAGGTGAAGACCTGCTCCACATTATTGGAGACGTCGACGCTGCCAATGGGATGCATCAACTCACGCATCGTTTTGGTGTCGTCGGCGTGGTACATATCAGCCTTATGCACATACCCAAACGCCTGCTCGCCGTTGTCCATCACCGGGAAACGGGTGAACGGTGCTTTCCCGTACTGCTCGTCGAATTCGCTGACGGTCATGTTCGGTGGCACGGTTTCGCACACGGTGCGCGGCGTCATGGCCTTGTTCACCAGAATATCGTGCAGGTTGAGCATGTTGATGATGGTGCGTGATTCGTCAGCATCCAGCACCTCCTCTTCGAGACCCACTCGCGCGAGCACTTTGATTTCGTCACGCAGGTCCACATCGTGCTCAGATTTGCCTAAACGACGCGTAATTTGCTCCGACATCCAGATGAAGGGCAGCAGCCCAATGATCATCGGGTTCAAAAGCTTCGGCAACAGCGGAGCCAGGCCGCGCCAGTAGGTGGCGCCGATCGTTTTGGGAATGATCTCTGACAGGACCAGAATCAGCATGGTCATGACGGCAGAGACGATCGCGATGGAAGACTCGCCGAATACGACCGCCGCTTGGGCACCAACGGCCGTTGCACCAACCGTGTGGGCAATGGTGTTGAGGGTCAAAATCGCGGCTAACGGCCGGTCGATATTGGTTTTCAGCTTGGTCAGCGCTGTATGCAGCTTTGGATTGTCTTCTTTTTGCTTGGCAATATAGCTCGGCGTAATCGACAGCAGCGCTGCCTCTAGAATAGAACACAGAAAGGAGAACGCGATTGAGAACGTAGCAATCGTGATGAGGAGGAACATGGAAGCTCTAGGTAGTGGGTGAAATAGCGTTATAGAGACTCGATCATCAGGTGTCAATCACTAGCCTAGGCAACTCACCGCTGCGCCGCCAGCCCACCTATGTAAAACTGGTCTCCTTACTCGGCATATGCCATCGAACGCGATTACGTCCCTCTTTCTTGGCGCGATACAGTGCCATATCGGCACGGCGTAGGTCTTCCTCCCAGTGCTCCGCGCTGCCTCTCGGCTTCACTTGGCAGGCACCAATGCTTACTGTGACATGTACTGCGCCTTCGCTGGTCAAGATGGGGGTCTCGGCGATCGCTCGTCGAAGTAGCTCCAACGTCGGGGCATCGTGGGTATCGTATAAACAGATACCAAACTCTTCGCCCCCAAGCCGCGCGACCAAGTCATCGGAGCGCAGCGAGTGACTTAAGCGGAACGCTACCTCTTGAAGCACTTCATCACCGACCTGATGCCCGTACTGGTCGTTAATCGATTTAA from Halomonas meridiana encodes the following:
- a CDS encoding CNNM domain-containing protein, which produces MFLLITIATFSIAFSFLCSILEAALLSITPSYIAKQKEDNPKLHTALTKLKTNIDRPLAAILTLNTIAHTVGATAVGAQAAVVFGESSIAIVSAVMTMLILVLSEIIPKTIGATYWRGLAPLLPKLLNPMIIGLLPFIWMSEQITRRLGKSEHDVDLRDEIKVLARVGLEEEVLDADESRTIINMLNLHDILVNKAMTPRTVCETVPPNMTVSEFDEQYGKAPFTRFPVMDNGEQAFGYVHKADMYHADDTKTMRELMHPIGSVDVSNNVEQVFTSMLKDHLHMRVVYDEHGTFVGLITLEDIIETILGQDIVDETDSVANLRHYAKQRWVKRIKREEKDVKPAE
- a CDS encoding peroxiredoxin, with protein sequence MSLRINAVVPDFEAETSHGPIRFHDWIGDSWAILFSHPKDFTPVCTTEFGAVATLSAEWEKRGTKVIGVSVDGVEDHKRWAGDIETVSGSSVGFPIIADESLNVSKLFDMLPEDAYLPDGRTPADSATVRSVFIIGPDKQLKLSMTYPMTVGRNFAEILRALDALQTTAKHGIATPADWTVGQDVIIPPSVSDEDAKQKFGEFDAVLPYLRKTKLR